The Urbifossiella limnaea nucleotide sequence CGACTGGAGGTACGCCGCCCCGATCGCCGGCCCGATGTCGCCGACGAACTCGGCGTCGGTCGCCTTCGGGTTAGTCTCGACACCGATGGCCGCCACCGGCTCGTCGCCGCGGACCGACACCACCACGCCGGTGTCGGTGCGATCGCCGAGCACGAGGCGGAGGAAGTTGCCGTAAGCCCGCCGGTCGGGGACGTGGTAGACGGCAAGTTTTCCTTTCCAGGCTTCTTCCTTCTCGCCGTACTGAAGCCCCTTGCGGGCGGTCTTGGCGGTCTTCTCCAGCGCCTCGGCCACGGCCTTTGCCCGCGCCTCCGGGAGCGGCGACGCCAGGAGCAGCGTTGCCGATTCGACGACGGTGTACCCCTTCAATTCGCCCTTCTTGAGGTTCTCGGCGACGGCTGCCTTCTGCGTATCGGTCGCGTCCTGGGCCGAGGAAAGCGACGCGGCGAGTAGGAACAGTGCGGCGGAAGGGGCGAGGCGCGGCATGTCGTGGCTCCGGCGGGTGCAGCACAAAGAGTATAAGCCCGCGGGGCGGCGTTCGGGTAGGATAATGGTCCGCCCTCGGAGCCTGCCATGCCGCCCCGTCTGTTCGCGTTCGCCGCCGCGGTCTTGCTCGTGGCCGCCGCCGGCACCCCCGCTGCCGACCCGAAGGAGAAGCCCAAGTTTCCGGCGAACCGGCTGGCGAAGGAGAGCAGTCCGTACCTGTTGCAGCACGCCCACAACCCGGTCGACTGGTACCCGTGGGGCGCGGAGGCGTTCGAGAAGGCGAAGCGTGAGGGAAAGCTGGTGTTCCTGTCGATCGGCTACAGCAGCTGCCACTGGTGCCACGTCATGGAGCGGGAGACGTTCTCGGACCCCGACATCGCCAAGCTGCTGGCCGCGAACTTCGTCTGCATCAAGGTGGACCGGGAGGAGCGGCCCGACATCGACGACGTTTACATGACGGCCCTCAACGTCGCCGGCGACAGCGGCGGCTGGCCGCTGTCGATGTTCCTGACGCCCGACGGCAAGCCGATCTTCGGCGGCACGTACTTCCCGCCGAAGGACAAGAAGGTGGGCGACGCGACGCAGCTGGGGTTCTCGACGGTGCTGGGGAAGGTGAACGAGTTGATGGCGAAGGAGAAGGACGGCCTGTTCAAGCAGGCGGACAAGGTCGCCGAGATGACGAACGACGCGCTGGCTCGCGGTACCCGATTCCAGCTGGTCGGTGCGCTGACGCGCGAGATGGTGGCTGAGGCCGCGGGTGCTTACGAATTCGACCCGGTGTACGGCGGCACCGGCTCGAAGGACCGCGACTTCAAAGGAACGAAGTTCCCCCGCCCGTCCGTGTACGGCTTCCTCCTGCACCACGCCGCGCGGACGAAGGACGCGGCGCTCGCGGGTTCAGTTCGGCTGACGCTCCGGCAGATGGCGCTGGGCGGCATCTTCGACCACCTCGGTGGCGGCTTCCACCGCTACAGCACCGAGCGCACCTGGGCCGTGCCGCACTTCGAGAAGATGCTGTACGACAACGCCCAGCTCACCGAGCTGTACGCGGAGGCGTTCCGCCTCGACGCCGACCCGTTGTACCGCCGCGTCGTCGCCGACACGCTGGCATTTGTGGCCCGCGACATGACTTCGCCGGACGGCGTGTTCTACTCCGCCCTCGACGCCGACACCGACGGCGAAGAGGGGAAGCACTACGTTTGGACGGGCGAGGAGTTGGGCAAGGTACTCGGCAACGCCGCGGACACGGAGTTCGTCAAGACCGTGTACGGCGTCGGCGCCCCGAACTTCGAGGAGAAGTACCACGTGCTGCGGCTGCCGAAGCCGCTCGCGGAGATCGCCGCCGACCTGAAACTGACCGAGGCGCAGGTGCTTGAGCGCCTCACGCCGCTGCGGGCGAGGCTGCTGGAGGCGCGGGAGCGACGCGCGAAGCCGTTCCGGGACACGAAGGTCATCACGAGCTGGAACGGCCTGATGATCGCGGGCTACGCCAAGGCCGGCGAAGTGTTCCACGAGCCGGCCCACACCGCCGCCGCCGCGAAGGCCGCCGACTTCCTCCTCCGCACCGTCCGCACCCCCGACGGTCGATTGAAGCACCTCTACGCCGCCGTGCCGGGCGAGCGGCCCGCCGCCCGCGGAAACGCTTTCCTGGAGGACTACGCCTTCTTGACGCACGGCCTCCTCAACCTGCACGACGCTACCGGCGACAAGCGCTGGCTCGATGAAGCGAAGGCACTCACCGACGCGGCCGCGAAGTGGCACGGCGACGACGCCCGCGGCGGCTTCTACTTCACCGCCCACGACCACGAAAAGTTGTTCGCCCGCGCCAAGGACGGGTACGACGGCGCGACGCCGTCCGGTAACGGGATGGTGGTCCGCAACCTGGTCCGGCTGGCGTCGAAAACTGACGACGCGAAGTACCGCGAGCTGGCGGGCAAGTCGCTGCGGGCGTTCGCCGGGATGCTGCGCAGCAGCCCAGGAGCAGCGCCGAACACCGCCCGCGCGCTCGATCAATGGCTCGACATCGCGACGAAAGACTCGGTCGCCGCCGACGCCAAGACGCCGACACCCAAGATGCCGCGGGAGTCGTCCGACGTGGTGAGCGCAGTGGTTAAGCTGACCCCGGTAGGCGGCCAGCCCAACCGGGCCTTCACGCTCACACTGACGATCGCGGCGCCGTTCCACGTCTACGCCAATCCGACCGGCAACGACACTCTCGTGGGCTCAAAGACGACTGTCGCCATCGTGGTCGGCGGGAAGGAGAACGACGACCCGATCGCTTACCCGGTCGGCTCCACGGTAAAGGACGCGACCACCGGCGACTACCGCATCTACGCCGACGGGACCCGCATCACCGGCACGCTGCCGGCCGGCGTAGACCCGGCTACAGTCGAATTCCGTGTTCGCGTCATCGCATGCCGCGAGGGGCGGTGCCTCCTGCCGTCAACGCTCCGCGTGAAGCCGTGACCGACGGCGGCCCGCGCGGCCGGGTCAAGCTCGGCGAGCTGGCCGACGCCGTACTGGCGGACGTCGATCCCGTGGTACACGCCGGCTTCGTCGCCGACCTGGCCCTGGTGACGCGGACGGAGGAAGCAGTGACTGCGGTGGCCGACCGGTTTCTCGCAGAGGGTGACCGCGGCCGGCTGGTGTTCCTCGAATGGCTGACCCGCCTTCGCGTCCGGATCCCGGAAGCGGTGCGGCCTCAGGTACTCACCGTCCTCGGCGACAGCCGTCTTCCGGACGACTTGCGAGTTCGGGCGGCGGCCAGGGCGCTACGCTCCGGTCGGACGTCTCGATCACTTCTCATTTCGGTAGTCGAGTCGCTCACCGCTGGCCTGTCCCCGCTGGACTCACTCGCCCGGCTTCGGGCGGTCCAGGCCCGGCTACGGCGCTCGAAGGCGCTTGACGCGCTGATCGATCGCCGCGAACGCCGGCTCCGGCTGACGTGCCCACGCTGCACCGCGCGGCTCGGCCTCGCGGCGATGGCTCGCCACCTGTTCGAGACGCACGGACTAATACTCGACCGCGGCCGCGCTCGTCGGCCGGAGACGCTGGCGAAAGCTCGCCGTAAGCGGTACGCTGCCGCGCGCGACACGACGGCCCTGGACGAAGCCGCCGCCCTGTCCACCGCCGCCGCACTCCGGGCCTGGGCGGCGCGAACCAGGCCTGCCCCGTCAGACGTACCGTCACTCCTCGATGACGCCGCGGGGCGCGGGTGTGGCCTGTGCCCGCGCTGCTTCGCCGAGCGGCCGCCGTC carries:
- a CDS encoding thioredoxin domain-containing protein codes for the protein MPPRLFAFAAAVLLVAAAGTPAADPKEKPKFPANRLAKESSPYLLQHAHNPVDWYPWGAEAFEKAKREGKLVFLSIGYSSCHWCHVMERETFSDPDIAKLLAANFVCIKVDREERPDIDDVYMTALNVAGDSGGWPLSMFLTPDGKPIFGGTYFPPKDKKVGDATQLGFSTVLGKVNELMAKEKDGLFKQADKVAEMTNDALARGTRFQLVGALTREMVAEAAGAYEFDPVYGGTGSKDRDFKGTKFPRPSVYGFLLHHAARTKDAALAGSVRLTLRQMALGGIFDHLGGGFHRYSTERTWAVPHFEKMLYDNAQLTELYAEAFRLDADPLYRRVVADTLAFVARDMTSPDGVFYSALDADTDGEEGKHYVWTGEELGKVLGNAADTEFVKTVYGVGAPNFEEKYHVLRLPKPLAEIAADLKLTEAQVLERLTPLRARLLEARERRAKPFRDTKVITSWNGLMIAGYAKAGEVFHEPAHTAAAAKAADFLLRTVRTPDGRLKHLYAAVPGERPAARGNAFLEDYAFLTHGLLNLHDATGDKRWLDEAKALTDAAAKWHGDDARGGFYFTAHDHEKLFARAKDGYDGATPSGNGMVVRNLVRLASKTDDAKYRELAGKSLRAFAGMLRSSPGAAPNTARALDQWLDIATKDSVAADAKTPTPKMPRESSDVVSAVVKLTPVGGQPNRAFTLTLTIAAPFHVYANPTGNDTLVGSKTTVAIVVGGKENDDPIAYPVGSTVKDATTGDYRIYADGTRITGTLPAGVDPATVEFRVRVIACREGRCLLPSTLRVKP